A region from the Benincasa hispida cultivar B227 chromosome 8, ASM972705v1, whole genome shotgun sequence genome encodes:
- the LOC120082936 gene encoding mitochondrial fission protein ELM1: protein MRPIRLTEPPSPTMAKAEIFEGDVYGVIRRAVVIGNGSSGSENQCIGLVQALGLADKHVLYRVTRPRGGINDWLHWLPVSLHKKLDYIMTLIGVYTRILMRSEGRKLMPLSSENGGSQGLSCILEADLKHIVSTVRETYEKDGPLLVVASGRDTITITSSIRRLVSENVFVVQIQHPRLRLNRFDMVITPHHDYYPLTPLAQEQVPRFIRKWITPREPPDQHVVLTVGALHQIDFAALRSAASAWHDVFAPLPKPLLVVNIGGPTSCCRYGVDLAKQLVTSLLSVLASCGSVRISFSDRTPEKVYNVIVKELGDNPKVYIWDRQETNPHMGHLAWADAFVVTADSVSMISEVCSTGKPVYVIGTERCKWKYSAFHKSLKERGVIRPFTGTEDISESWSYPPLNDTAEAATRVREELAKRGWRIRP from the exons ATGAGACCGATACGTTTGACGGAGCCACCTAGCCCTACCATGGCCAAAGCAGAAATCTTTGAAGGCGACGTTTATGGCGTTATAAGGCGTGCGGTTGTCATCGGTAACGGCTCTTCCGGCTCTGAGAATCAGTGTATCGGTTTGGTTCAGGCGCTTGGCTTGGCTGATAAGCATGTGCTCTAT CGGGTTACAAGGCCTAGAGGAGGAATAAATGATTGGCTCCACTGGCTTCCAGTTTCTCTTCACAAAAAATTAGATTATATCATGACCCTGATAGGTGTTTACACTCGGATTTTGATGCGATCCGAAGGGAGGAAACTTATGCCTCTATCTTCAGAAAATGGCGGAAGCCAGGGCTTGTCATGCATTTTAGAAGCTGACTTGAAGCATATTGTATCTACGGTTCGGGAGACTTatgaaaa GGATGGACCTTTGTTGGTGGTTGCATCTGGTAGGGATACCATAACTATTACGAGTTCCATTAGACGACTGGTATCAGAGAATGTTTTTGTTGTGCAG ATTCAACATCCACGGTTGCGTTTGAATCGGTTTGACATGGTCATCACGCCTCATCATGATTATTATCCTTTAACTCCTCTAGCACAAGAGCAAGTTCCTCGATTTATAAGGAAGTGGATAACTCCACGGGAACCACCGGATCAACATGTG gtcTTGACTGTTGGAGCCCTGCATCAGATTGATTTTGCTGCATTACGTAGTGCAGCTAGTGCATGGCATGATGTGTTTGCTCCTCTTCCAAAACCCTTATTGGTGGTCAACATAGGAGGGCCTACAA GTTGCTGTCGATATGGTGTGGATCTTGCAAAGCAGCTGGTAACCAGTTTGCTGAGTGTTCTTGCAAGCTGTGGAAGTGTCAGAATATCCTTCTCAGACAGAACTCCTGAGAAG GTGTATAATGTTATTGTGAAAGAACTTGGGGATAATCCAAAAGTTTACATCTGGGATAGACAAG AGACAAATCCGCACATGGGCCACTTAGCTTGGGCAGATGCATTTGTTGTAACAGCAGATTCGGTTAGCATGATTAGTGAGGTTTGCAGTACTGG GAAGCCTGTCTATGTCATTGGAACTGAGCGTTGTAAGTGGAAGTATTCAGCATTCCATAAATCCTTGAAGGAGAGAGGAGTCATCCGCCCATTTACAGGGACTGAGGAT